A stretch of Paenibacillus peoriae DNA encodes these proteins:
- a CDS encoding GerAB/ArcD/ProY family transporter, whose amino-acid sequence MKKKTRIGAKEMISLMVLFEMGTSMMSIPGRNAGKDAWIAILISTVLGAMLFVCYGSLHRRFPDLLMTQYCRTLLGKKAGSALAFLYIVFFLYGGARDLRDTGILIADRTLQHTPLTVICALMIGLVMYVVYLGIEVAGRTAIIMLILLLLLGLATNILILLAGIVDVGNILPIAEHGWQPIWQVVYSQAVMLPYGEMVTFAMILPTLKKGYRANGVGVSAILLGGLLLSIVTLSNVLALGEDVFKRATYPLLSMISKVEISDFIDRVDVIGVMSVIIFDFFKIFIFYYAAVKAAEDVLRVSYHKLILPFGIIMLVSCVLMALSYQDHLQTGELVLKWLFPIFAVFFPILLLIVSWLRKTRNKKGEENVS is encoded by the coding sequence ATGAAAAAAAAGACACGGATAGGTGCAAAAGAGATGATCTCTCTTATGGTGTTGTTTGAGATGGGCACATCCATGATGTCTATTCCCGGAAGGAATGCGGGCAAGGATGCGTGGATCGCCATCCTCATTTCCACGGTTTTGGGGGCAATGCTTTTTGTATGCTATGGCAGCCTTCACCGACGTTTTCCCGACTTGCTAATGACACAGTACTGCAGAACCCTTTTGGGCAAGAAAGCAGGGAGTGCGCTTGCTTTTTTATATATCGTGTTTTTTCTTTACGGCGGAGCACGGGATCTTCGGGACACGGGGATCCTGATTGCCGACCGGACGCTTCAGCATACGCCGTTGACAGTCATTTGTGCCTTAATGATTGGACTTGTCATGTATGTGGTGTATTTGGGAATCGAGGTTGCAGGCCGGACGGCCATTATCATGTTAATTTTGCTGCTACTGCTGGGCCTGGCTACGAATATATTAATTTTGTTGGCAGGCATTGTAGATGTCGGCAATATATTGCCCATAGCCGAGCATGGCTGGCAGCCGATATGGCAAGTTGTTTATTCGCAAGCCGTGATGCTACCGTACGGCGAGATGGTTACGTTTGCGATGATTCTCCCCACATTAAAAAAAGGCTATCGTGCCAATGGGGTAGGGGTCTCTGCTATATTGCTGGGAGGGCTGCTCCTGTCTATTGTTACACTGTCCAATGTGCTTGCACTGGGGGAAGATGTGTTCAAACGGGCGACTTACCCGCTGCTCTCGATGATCAGCAAGGTCGAAATATCTGATTTTATCGACAGAGTCGATGTCATCGGCGTTATGAGCGTTATTATCTTTGATTTTTTTAAAATTTTCATCTTCTATTATGCCGCGGTTAAAGCCGCAGAGGATGTATTGAGAGTGTCTTACCATAAACTGATCCTGCCATTTGGGATTATCATGTTAGTCTCTTGTGTATTGATGGCACTGAGCTATCAAGATCACCTTCAAACAGGCGAGTTAGTGCTGAAATGGCTGTTTCCGATATTTGCCGTGTTTTTTCCTATCTTGCTGCTAATCGTGTCGTGGCTGAGAAAGACCCGGAATAAAAAAGGAGAGGAAAATGTCTCATGA
- a CDS encoding glycoside hydrolase family 3 protein, giving the protein MSHETTDIEYLYQDPKIHLDERVRDLVSRLTLEEKIESMLQYQPAIDRLGVAAYKHGTEAAHGIAWLGEATSFPQPVGLACTWDTELMRQIGSVIADEARVYYRRDPKLNGLTLWAPTVDMERDPRWGRNEEAYGEDPYLTGELSKELVKGIQGDHPVYLKAVATLKHFLGNNNEVDRGSGSSSIDPRNLREYYLRAFEKPFMEGGAQSMMTSYNLINGTPATLYHGVNDIVRDEWGMDGFVVSDAGDVMGIVNDHQYYDSHTPGVAESIRAGIDSITDDAELSKRAIREALAQGSLQEEDLDRALFHTFRVRFRLGEFDPAADNPYASIGEEALVTEQARELSLRAAREQIVLLKNEHELLPLDPAQCGKVAVIGTHGNEVYRDWYSGTLPYRVTPLEAIRTKLEGEDEKERVVYLDAKDRVTLTAANDGSKLAVDSSGEMRLSQDGDPTVLTMTDWGYGSVTLHDEHLGTYVTSDEITLRVTADEAYGWYVKEVFGLTPVGQGEHLWTTWNGKPVIAGTEGSLKVGEAEKSALNAVECNASTASTVSGQSHTTFQVETVSDGLAEAIAAAQAADTAIVFVGNHPLINGKEENDRPGLELAASQQRLIEEVYRVNPNTIVVLTGSYPFAIPWVQEHIPAIVYTSHAGQEHGTAIADVLFGDYAPAGRLNMTWVQSEDQLGDIKDYDIIRGGRTYQYFEGVSLYPFGHGLTYSPFEYSDLRTDALKDSVTSIAALDAMDTLQVWVEVTNRGVAAGEEVVQLYVRPGASRVKRPLKTLCGFQRIRLEAGETRTVSFTIRMKDWAIWDVTRDCYCVESGEYTLLAGASSADIRLEHPVYVRGEVIPPRQAGRSIRAENFDDCSDIVLDESKEQKEACVRPRIPQRSGWIAFHGVDMDTVSVTELQCRVSGNSSDATIELCLDAPDSEAVARVNVGNTGGAQAWVTLSEAVHSVSGIRDVYLLLSGEVRLAHFILGDHATEDSGFQA; this is encoded by the coding sequence ATGAGTCATGAAACAACGGATATCGAATATTTATATCAAGATCCGAAGATTCATCTGGATGAGCGTGTACGGGATCTCGTGTCGCGACTAACCTTGGAGGAAAAGATCGAATCCATGTTGCAATACCAGCCGGCCATTGACCGATTGGGAGTCGCAGCTTACAAGCACGGTACGGAAGCGGCACACGGGATAGCATGGTTGGGTGAGGCGACTTCATTTCCTCAGCCAGTAGGATTGGCATGTACTTGGGATACGGAGTTAATGCGTCAAATCGGATCTGTTATCGCAGATGAGGCGCGTGTCTACTATCGTCGTGATCCTAAATTAAACGGTCTGACCCTGTGGGCACCTACGGTGGATATGGAGCGTGACCCAAGATGGGGACGCAATGAGGAAGCTTACGGCGAAGACCCATATTTGACGGGAGAACTGTCAAAGGAGTTAGTCAAGGGAATACAGGGAGATCATCCGGTATATTTGAAAGCGGTTGCCACTTTAAAACATTTTCTGGGTAACAATAATGAAGTGGATCGGGGAAGCGGCTCCTCCAGTATAGACCCACGGAACCTGCGAGAATATTACCTAAGAGCCTTTGAGAAGCCTTTTATGGAAGGCGGCGCCCAGTCGATGATGACTTCCTACAACCTAATTAATGGAACGCCTGCTACGTTATATCATGGGGTTAACGATATTGTCAGGGACGAATGGGGGATGGACGGCTTTGTCGTAAGTGATGCGGGTGATGTCATGGGGATTGTCAACGATCATCAGTATTACGATTCCCACACGCCAGGTGTGGCCGAATCTATTCGGGCGGGAATTGACAGCATTACAGATGATGCGGAGCTCTCCAAGCGGGCGATTCGAGAAGCTTTGGCACAAGGATCGCTGCAAGAAGAAGACTTGGATCGGGCATTGTTTCATACGTTCCGTGTCCGTTTTCGGTTGGGGGAATTTGATCCGGCTGCAGACAACCCCTATGCCTCGATCGGAGAGGAAGCTCTCGTGACAGAGCAAGCCCGTGAATTGTCGTTGCGTGCGGCGAGGGAGCAGATCGTATTGCTTAAAAATGAGCATGAACTCTTGCCATTGGACCCTGCCCAGTGTGGCAAAGTAGCGGTCATTGGTACGCATGGCAATGAGGTGTACCGCGACTGGTATTCCGGTACGCTGCCCTACCGGGTTACACCGCTGGAGGCGATTCGTACCAAGCTGGAAGGCGAGGACGAGAAGGAACGCGTCGTGTACCTTGATGCCAAGGATCGCGTGACCTTGACGGCGGCGAATGACGGATCGAAGCTCGCAGTTGATTCTTCTGGTGAGATGCGCCTATCCCAGGATGGAGACCCAACGGTATTGACCATGACGGATTGGGGCTATGGCAGTGTGACGTTACATGATGAGCATCTGGGTACTTACGTGACGAGTGATGAAATAACGCTTCGTGTGACAGCTGATGAAGCGTATGGCTGGTATGTCAAAGAGGTCTTTGGGCTGACTCCTGTTGGACAAGGAGAGCATCTGTGGACGACATGGAATGGAAAACCAGTCATTGCCGGAACAGAGGGCTCATTAAAGGTAGGGGAGGCTGAAAAATCCGCACTTAACGCTGTAGAGTGTAACGCCTCAACAGCCTCGACAGTTTCAGGACAGAGCCATACAACATTCCAGGTAGAGACGGTGTCAGATGGTTTAGCGGAAGCGATAGCCGCTGCGCAAGCGGCAGATACAGCCATTGTATTTGTTGGAAATCACCCGCTCATCAATGGAAAGGAAGAGAATGATCGCCCAGGTTTGGAACTGGCAGCTTCCCAGCAACGGCTTATCGAGGAAGTGTATCGCGTCAATCCGAATACGATTGTGGTTCTGACGGGTAGCTATCCATTTGCCATCCCTTGGGTTCAGGAGCATATTCCAGCGATCGTATACACGTCTCATGCGGGACAAGAGCATGGTACGGCAATAGCGGATGTGTTATTTGGAGATTACGCGCCAGCGGGGCGTTTGAACATGACCTGGGTTCAGAGCGAGGATCAATTGGGCGACATCAAAGATTACGATATTATTCGCGGTGGTCGTACCTATCAATATTTTGAAGGTGTATCCTTGTATCCATTTGGCCATGGATTGACGTATTCGCCTTTTGAATATAGTGACCTGCGTACAGATGCCCTGAAGGATAGCGTAACATCTATTGCTGCACTGGATGCCATGGATACGCTCCAGGTGTGGGTAGAGGTGACGAATCGGGGCGTAGCTGCTGGTGAAGAGGTTGTGCAACTCTATGTACGGCCTGGTGCCTCACGAGTAAAGCGACCATTGAAGACATTGTGCGGTTTTCAACGTATTCGCTTAGAGGCAGGTGAGACGCGAACGGTTTCCTTTACGATTCGGATGAAGGATTGGGCGATCTGGGATGTTACGCGGGATTGCTATTGCGTTGAATCGGGTGAATATACACTGCTGGCTGGTGCTTCCTCAGCGGATATCCGATTGGAGCACCCTGTGTACGTTCGAGGCGAAGTCATTCCACCACGCCAAGCCGGACGAAGTATCCGCGCTGAAAACTTCGATGATTGCTCCGACATCGTACTAGATGAAAGCAAGGAGCAAAAGGAGGCCTGTGTACGTCCGCGCATACCTCAACGTTCTGGTTGGATTGCCTTTCATGGCGTAGACATGGATACTGTGAGTGTGACCGAGCTTCAGTGCCGCGTGTCGGGCAACAGCAGTGATGCCACAATTGAGCTGTGTTTGGATGCACCCGATAGTGAAGCCGTGGCACGTGTGAACGTGGGCAATACAGGAGGGGCGCAAGCATGGGTTACACTCTCCGAAGCGGTACATTCAGTCTCTGGCATACGTGATGTATATCTGTTGTTGAGCGGGGAAGTGCGGTTAGCTCATTTTATTTTGGGCGATCATGCTACAGAGGATTCCGGCTTTCAGGCTTGA
- a CDS encoding Fur family transcriptional regulator: MRTLNLTSQRQAVYDVVREAHDHPTAADVMNRLMERGYNLAYGTVYNSLRYLTDKELIRELKLGEAASRYDGRMDDHQHIICQVCGRVDEVMSEVPHDWIDTVAHETGYNIAHAHVVFGGVCKECQSKRIR; the protein is encoded by the coding sequence ATGAGAACTTTAAATTTAACTTCGCAGCGCCAAGCGGTATATGATGTGGTTCGTGAAGCTCACGATCATCCTACTGCGGCCGATGTTATGAATCGGTTGATGGAGCGCGGATATAATCTGGCCTATGGAACGGTATATAATTCACTGCGTTATTTGACGGATAAGGAATTAATCCGTGAATTGAAGCTGGGGGAAGCTGCGAGTCGCTATGACGGGCGGATGGACGATCATCAGCATATTATTTGTCAGGTATGCGGCCGAGTAGATGAAGTGATGAGTGAAGTCCCACATGATTGGATTGACACGGTTGCGCATGAAACGGGGTATAATATTGCCCATGCCCATGTCGTATTCGGAGGAGTGTGTAAGGAATGTCAAAGCAAGCGAATCAGATAA
- a CDS encoding spore germination protein — MIRYPYRKHNKKSGAGKNNGNSPRYLKIDTCLETNLQQIKKLTSDSPDFLMRRFKLGLRAEVPAAIVFLDSMAKTDTVNELIMRSMLSRPSAEVAAEAENAEALYVRIQSHALALGEVKDCDDWSSMMEQLLMGDTIILLEGCEKAIACGTRGGETRAVSEPTTQTVVRGPKEGFVESLFTNISLVRRRIKSSDLTLEMFQVGSTSLTNVAMLYMKNIANPGVVDEVRKRIENINIDAIFESGMVEEMIQENHFTPFPTIFNTERPDTISSNIMEGRVALIVDGTPFVLVMPTVFAQFFQSSSDYEERYDMATVVRLIRYISFIILILGPSLYIALTTYHYEMIPTPLLISILAQRESVPFPAFLEAFILEITFEILREAGIRMPRAGGQTVSVIGALVLGQAAVEAGVVTPLLTIVVALTGIASFAIPAYNMAVAGRLCRFIFMILSAFMGLYGITLGLIALIAHMNSLSSFGVPYMAPFSPFVLESQKDAVLRLPFWMMRKRPKSITSKNQKRMKDGSGISSSDKTTPMQEGGNQGVSAEEE; from the coding sequence ATGATTCGCTATCCCTATCGCAAACATAATAAAAAGTCGGGTGCGGGTAAGAACAATGGAAATTCTCCGCGCTATCTAAAAATCGATACTTGTTTGGAAACCAACTTGCAGCAAATTAAGAAATTGACGTCAGATAGCCCAGACTTTCTGATGCGTCGCTTTAAATTGGGGCTGAGGGCGGAGGTTCCCGCCGCTATTGTGTTTCTGGATAGTATGGCTAAAACGGATACGGTGAATGAACTCATCATGAGATCCATGCTTAGCCGCCCATCTGCTGAAGTGGCTGCTGAGGCGGAGAATGCAGAAGCGCTGTACGTAAGAATACAGAGTCATGCGCTTGCACTGGGAGAAGTGAAGGACTGCGATGATTGGAGTTCCATGATGGAACAACTGTTAATGGGGGACACGATCATCTTATTGGAAGGCTGCGAAAAAGCGATTGCGTGCGGCACGCGTGGGGGAGAGACACGCGCAGTCAGCGAGCCAACAACACAGACAGTCGTCAGAGGACCGAAAGAGGGATTTGTAGAATCCCTATTCACGAATATTTCTCTGGTCCGGCGACGGATTAAAAGCTCCGATCTTACACTGGAGATGTTCCAAGTGGGAAGCACGTCTCTCACGAATGTGGCCATGCTGTACATGAAGAACATTGCAAATCCAGGCGTCGTAGATGAGGTTCGTAAACGGATAGAAAACATCAATATTGACGCTATATTTGAGTCCGGCATGGTTGAGGAGATGATACAAGAAAATCATTTCACACCATTCCCAACGATTTTTAACACGGAAAGACCCGACACCATCAGCAGCAATATTATGGAGGGCCGAGTGGCGCTCATCGTAGACGGGACTCCGTTTGTACTGGTGATGCCTACAGTATTTGCCCAATTTTTTCAGAGTTCTTCGGATTATGAAGAGCGTTACGATATGGCGACTGTTGTTCGGCTCATTAGATATATCAGCTTCATTATTCTTATTCTAGGGCCTTCTCTCTACATTGCCTTAACAACATACCATTATGAAATGATACCGACTCCACTACTGATCAGCATATTGGCTCAGCGGGAATCCGTTCCTTTTCCGGCATTTCTAGAGGCGTTTATTTTGGAGATTACCTTTGAGATTTTGCGTGAGGCGGGTATTCGAATGCCGCGTGCGGGTGGTCAAACGGTATCCGTTATAGGAGCGCTTGTGTTGGGTCAAGCGGCCGTGGAAGCCGGAGTCGTCACCCCGCTGCTCACAATTGTAGTAGCCCTGACGGGAATAGCCAGTTTCGCAATCCCAGCCTATAACATGGCAGTGGCCGGGAGATTGTGCCGGTTTATTTTCATGATACTGTCAGCGTTTATGGGGCTATACGGCATTACATTGGGGTTGATTGCGCTGATTGCTCATATGAACAGTCTGAGTTCTTTCGGGGTGCCCTACATGGCGCCTTTTAGCCCTTTTGTGCTGGAGAGTCAAAAGGATGCCGTATTGCGACTCCCGTTCTGGATGATGAGGAAGCGTCCTAAAAGCATTACATCTAAGAACCAGAAAAGAATGAAGGATGGAAGCGGGATTTCCTCTTCTGATAAAACCACACCGATGCAGGAGGGGGGCAATCAGGGTGTATCAGCGGAAGAGGAATGA
- a CDS encoding GGDEF domain-containing protein, translated as MFSTFFVNTCILVTFLYITGLISQRYKIRLHTLKRKMHWIGGALFGCYGIVMMYYSIPVGFNTIADLRHLAIVATATYIGGPAALTATLFICIGRLLLFGINDQAIVGAIFMILVGLGCALLSHLSWSRLPKLMIMNVFALGIIFCPLMINLKNLDDVLHVYPLQFFISMVGGCLLYLIAESINTSNELLLRLEHTSYTDHLTNLSNRRQLEFSLEEKLPQARQRHEHLSVLVLDIDHFKEVNDTYGHAAGDAVLRQLGQILMEKCRPNDVVTRSGGEEFAVLLPNCAFRQALRIANQILSGVNQYEFVLADGFILKVTVSIGVTTFPGTGEDMSGAALLEQADKALYEAKNAGRNRVCSYEI; from the coding sequence TTGTTCAGTACGTTTTTTGTAAATACCTGTATCCTTGTCACCTTTTTGTACATAACCGGCCTCATATCACAAAGATATAAAATCCGTCTGCACACCTTGAAGCGTAAGATGCATTGGATTGGAGGCGCCCTTTTTGGGTGCTACGGCATTGTCATGATGTACTATTCAATTCCAGTAGGATTTAATACGATTGCCGATCTTCGTCATCTGGCCATCGTAGCTACCGCCACTTACATCGGCGGCCCAGCAGCGCTCACGGCTACTCTGTTTATATGTATAGGTAGATTATTGCTGTTTGGTATTAACGATCAAGCCATCGTAGGCGCTATTTTTATGATACTCGTTGGCCTGGGGTGCGCTTTATTGTCACATCTGTCCTGGTCACGTTTACCCAAGCTGATGATTATGAACGTTTTTGCTTTGGGCATTATATTCTGTCCCCTTATGATTAATTTGAAAAATCTTGATGATGTTCTGCACGTGTATCCGCTCCAATTCTTCATTTCCATGGTCGGCGGATGTCTTCTGTACCTCATTGCTGAATCTATCAACACATCCAATGAGCTGTTACTTCGTCTGGAGCATACCTCCTACACAGACCATCTCACTAATTTAAGCAACAGAAGGCAGCTTGAGTTCTCATTGGAAGAGAAGCTCCCTCAAGCTCGCCAACGTCATGAGCATTTATCCGTACTGGTGTTGGATATTGATCACTTCAAGGAAGTCAACGATACCTACGGACATGCCGCAGGAGATGCAGTGCTGCGCCAGCTTGGACAGATTTTAATGGAAAAATGTCGTCCTAATGATGTAGTCACCCGCAGCGGGGGAGAAGAATTCGCCGTACTCTTGCCGAATTGCGCTTTTCGGCAAGCACTTCGCATAGCTAATCAAATTCTTAGCGGAGTAAATCAGTATGAGTTTGTTTTAGCGGACGGGTTTATTCTTAAAGTCACCGTGTCCATCGGCGTGACAACCTTTCCAGGTACCGGGGAAGATATGTCCGGGGCAGCCCTATTGGAGCAGGCAGATAAAGCTCTATACGAAGCTAAAAATGCAGGACGTAACCGGGTTTGCTCATATGAAATATAA
- a CDS encoding Ger(x)C family spore germination protein has translation MVLLLFAPLLSGCWDSVELNQRAVVAGIGIDLVGESDYEVSLQVIVADEIAGAKARGDTPVVLYREKGKNLFQALRRASQRVPRIISLAHTKLIVIGEKLARAGIGDMMDSLERSTEIRLPVKMLVARGNTGKDVLAIMTAIGRIPANDISGKLETSERLYAGDYAVTIDDVIRSMSHKGGGPVLTGIGVNGNLEQASSKNNVDNILPKAIVHIKGMGVFKKDRLVRWLDDDQAIGLSMINNKVKGAQTTLSCGKDRETIGIETLFSSTKIHTRMEQGEPVFVINLKQTGAVQEAECSINLQSPEAMKRLQEKWTEETKKVITSTVREVQRTRSDVIGFGLALERSYPKQWKRLSSEWSRNFAESTVRIQVTSVLKHTQSRTNPYSKGESD, from the coding sequence TTGGTTTTACTACTGTTCGCTCCCTTGTTATCCGGTTGCTGGGATTCTGTGGAGTTAAACCAGAGAGCAGTAGTAGCTGGGATAGGAATTGATTTGGTTGGGGAGTCGGATTATGAGGTTTCCCTACAGGTGATCGTAGCAGATGAAATCGCCGGAGCCAAAGCGAGAGGAGATACTCCAGTCGTTTTGTATCGGGAAAAGGGAAAAAATCTGTTTCAAGCGCTCCGCAGAGCCTCACAAAGGGTTCCGCGGATCATTTCTTTGGCGCATACCAAACTGATCGTTATTGGTGAAAAGCTGGCACGGGCTGGAATCGGCGATATGATGGATTCTCTGGAAAGGTCTACAGAAATCCGGCTGCCGGTGAAAATGCTGGTGGCACGCGGTAATACTGGGAAGGATGTACTGGCAATCATGACCGCAATCGGTCGTATTCCCGCCAATGATATTTCAGGAAAGCTGGAAACATCGGAGCGTTTGTATGCCGGGGATTACGCGGTGACTATCGACGATGTGATTCGCAGCATGTCTCATAAGGGTGGCGGTCCTGTGCTGACGGGCATAGGGGTCAATGGGAATTTAGAGCAGGCCTCAAGCAAGAACAATGTGGACAATATTTTACCGAAAGCTATTGTTCATATTAAGGGAATGGGGGTGTTCAAAAAGGATCGGCTTGTCCGCTGGTTGGATGATGATCAGGCCATTGGACTGTCTATGATCAACAACAAGGTGAAAGGTGCCCAAACAACACTGAGCTGCGGTAAGGATAGGGAAACCATTGGCATCGAAACCTTGTTCTCTTCAACCAAGATACACACACGGATGGAGCAAGGGGAGCCTGTTTTTGTGATTAACCTAAAACAGACCGGGGCGGTACAGGAAGCCGAGTGCTCGATTAACTTACAAAGTCCGGAGGCGATGAAAAGACTGCAGGAGAAATGGACAGAGGAGACGAAAAAAGTGATCACTTCAACAGTCAGAGAGGTTCAGCGTACCCGTAGCGATGTAATAGGCTTTGGCCTTGCGCTGGAGAGGAGCTATCCCAAACAATGGAAAAGACTCTCTTCCGAATGGAGCCGTAATTTTGCGGAAAGCACCGTCCGTATTCAAGTGACTTCTGTACTGAAACACACTCAGTCGCGGACTAACCCATACTCCAAGGGGGAATCAGACTAG
- a CDS encoding AbrB/MazE/SpoVT family DNA-binding domain-containing protein produces the protein MKNTGMTRPLDQLGRIVLPKEMRTTMDINIGDSLEFFVDEEGFVLRKYTGVSCKFCGAVDHLTYFRDSFICADCIQLLKTDENVHATSNDAIQAQEHTQPIRNNTTWQPKQSRVQQGEMVKKLRKLIQDHPNLPQKVYAEMLDISQGRVSQLKKLL, from the coding sequence ATGAAAAATACCGGAATGACAAGGCCCCTGGATCAATTGGGGCGAATTGTACTCCCTAAGGAAATGCGCACCACAATGGATATCAATATCGGTGATTCGCTTGAATTCTTCGTAGATGAAGAAGGATTTGTATTAAGAAAATACACGGGTGTCTCCTGCAAATTTTGCGGCGCGGTGGATCACTTAACTTATTTTCGGGACAGCTTTATCTGCGCTGATTGCATTCAATTATTAAAGACCGATGAAAATGTGCATGCCACAAGCAATGATGCTATCCAGGCTCAAGAACATACCCAGCCGATCCGAAACAACACAACGTGGCAGCCCAAGCAATCCAGAGTGCAGCAAGGTGAAATGGTAAAAAAGCTTCGCAAGCTAATTCAGGATCACCCGAACCTGCCACAAAAAGTGTATGCAGAAATGCTCGATATCTCCCAAGGCCGGGTGTCCCAGTTGAAAAAGCTACTCTAA
- a CDS encoding Rrf2 family transcriptional regulator: MNSEKRLRTATPRWLGVAVKALVYLEKHGELCASGSIARSIDCEVTLVRRVLTRLVQADLIAAREGREGGYVLTRSADHITLADIYHAIEICDPIFPGMMHEPETNPFCEELAIAVSEILAESERRMLEVWGAHTLASLAKRTSLVVGKCNHNEDSK, encoded by the coding sequence TTGAATAGTGAAAAAAGACTACGCACCGCAACGCCCAGATGGCTTGGGGTGGCGGTAAAGGCGCTTGTCTATTTGGAAAAGCACGGAGAACTCTGTGCCAGCGGTTCTATTGCCCGTTCCATTGACTGCGAAGTCACTTTGGTGCGCAGGGTGCTGACGCGACTTGTACAGGCAGATTTGATTGCAGCACGCGAAGGTCGTGAGGGAGGCTATGTGCTTACCCGTTCGGCCGACCATATTACACTTGCCGATATATACCACGCCATTGAAATATGTGATCCAATTTTCCCGGGTATGATGCATGAACCGGAAACCAATCCTTTTTGTGAGGAGTTGGCGATAGCCGTATCCGAAATTTTAGCCGAGAGCGAACGACGTATGCTGGAAGTATGGGGGGCCCATACGCTGGCTTCGCTTGCCAAGCGTACATCACTCGTGGTGGGGAAATGCAATCATAATGAAGATTCAAAATGA
- a CDS encoding response regulator transcription factor: MSKQANQITNRFKVADMPRRVKGSWTSMLAAPSTPTVQTVPSNEPLYCPTTRRIILISSVPGVVHGLVRTLSDACFDVMVFHRWEPEVQRHLGSDLLIYDLTATEPQSELLDIRNRLEVEHMKDTPVMYVVQDRVSVHAHELLPSEEVLVWPLASNHMVHDIERMIVRHPATSRQAAQASRRTVFKDIWIDRDKMLVYKEESQLNLTKTEYDLLLKLIDAQGKVISREQMMHDIWETDFVGGSNVVDVHVKSLRKKLDDRPAEPEYIATVRGVGYRLAD, from the coding sequence ATGTCAAAGCAAGCGAATCAGATAACAAATCGTTTCAAAGTGGCTGACATGCCTAGACGGGTGAAGGGCAGTTGGACATCGATGTTAGCTGCTCCCTCTACACCTACGGTGCAGACCGTTCCTTCCAATGAGCCCTTGTATTGTCCAACTACACGTCGTATCATTCTGATCAGTTCGGTACCGGGTGTAGTTCACGGGTTGGTGCGTACGCTGTCAGATGCGTGTTTTGATGTGATGGTTTTCCATCGCTGGGAACCTGAAGTGCAGCGTCATCTGGGAAGCGATCTCTTGATTTACGATTTGACCGCTACCGAACCACAGAGTGAATTACTGGATATTCGCAATCGTCTTGAGGTAGAACACATGAAAGACACACCAGTTATGTACGTGGTTCAGGATCGGGTGTCTGTACATGCTCATGAGCTGCTTCCTTCAGAAGAGGTGCTGGTGTGGCCGCTGGCTTCCAATCATATGGTGCATGACATTGAACGGATGATTGTACGCCATCCTGCAACTTCCCGTCAGGCAGCGCAAGCCAGCCGTCGTACGGTGTTCAAGGACATCTGGATTGACCGAGATAAAATGCTGGTATATAAAGAAGAGAGTCAATTGAATCTGACTAAAACAGAATACGATTTGCTGCTGAAGCTGATTGATGCTCAAGGCAAAGTGATCTCCCGCGAGCAAATGATGCACGATATCTGGGAGACGGATTTTGTAGGCGGCAGCAACGTTGTAGATGTGCATGTCAAAAGTTTGCGCAAGAAGCTGGATGATCGGCCTGCAGAACCTGAATATATTGCAACCGTAAGAGGTGTAGGATACAGATTGGCAGATTGA